The following coding sequences are from one Nicotiana tabacum cultivar K326 chromosome 1, ASM71507v2, whole genome shotgun sequence window:
- the LOC107771828 gene encoding uncharacterized protein LOC107771828, translating into MSPPQSPTSSMTSINDKARFLAQGSHRINIDNDDNYINMELHKKKRRRRRCIKCCGCCIAGVLVLVVIMLVLGFTVFRVHSPSIRLNSVKIDGLSYLRSSSTLQPNVNLTVSADVSVKNPNAASFKFNKATTSLFYHDVVVGEGLTPPGTAKARRTLPINVTVEVMVEKILSIPRLGNDLKSGEVSLSIYTRINGRVNILNIIKKSAEMKMSCKMTVDLKSQDVRDIDCNRIVSLSR; encoded by the coding sequence ATGTCTCCACCACAATCTCCAACTTCATCCATGACTTCTATCAACGATAAAGCTCGATTTTTGGCACAAGGCTCACATCGGATTAACATCGATAACGacgataattatattaacatgGAATTACATAAGAAGAAACGTCGTCGTCGAAGATGTATTAAATGCTGCGGCTGTTGTATAGCCGGCGTGTTAGTTCTCGTTGTGATCATGTTGGTTCTTGGTTTCACCGTTTTCCGTGTACATTCACCGTCTATAAGGTTGAACTCCGTCAAGATTGACGGATTAAGCTATCTCAGAAGTAGTTCCACTCTCCAACCTAACGTTAATTTAACGGTCTCTGCTGACGTGTCCGTGAAAAACCCTAATGCAGCCTCATTCAAGTTTAATAAAGCAACGACTAGTTTGTTTTATCATGACGTGGTCGTCGGAGAAGGTCTAACGCCGCCGGGCACCGCTAAGGCACGGCGGACGTTACCGATAAACGTGACGGTGGAAGTTATGGTGGAGAAAATTTTGAGCATTCCCCGGCTAGGGAATGACTTAAAGTCCGGTGAGGTGTCTCTGAGTATATATACAAGAATTAATGGAAGAGTTAATATTTTGAACATTATTAAGAAGAGTGCTGAAATGAAAATGAGTTGTAAAATGACTGTTGATTTGAAAAGTCAGGATGTTAGAGATATCGATTGCAACAGAATAGTGTCTCTCTCTAGGTaa